The proteins below are encoded in one region of Festucalex cinctus isolate MCC-2025b chromosome 2, RoL_Fcin_1.0, whole genome shotgun sequence:
- the LOC144013843 gene encoding abl interactor 2-like isoform X11 has translation MAELQMLLEEEIPAGRSALLDSFTNLERVAEYCESNYVQSPDKQRALEETKNYTTQSLASVAYLINTLANNVLQMLDIQASQLRRMESSINHISQTVDIHKEKVARREIGILTTNKNTSRTHKIIAPANPERPVRYIRKPIDYSQLDDMGHGVKASAQSMKAGGGGGLPRTNPPTQKPPSPPMSGKGTLGSGSSGGSHPSSSRSSSRENSGSGSVGVPIAVPTPAPPTAFPGAPQFYSMNRPVQPTQNAHVGGSLPYRRPSSVTGQPNTAPNQNQLNGGPHFVQNQGPLAPPPPSMQITPQLPLMGFVARVQETISDVPPPPPLADEPVFEDPTPPPPPPEDYEDDDEEEESAVVEYSDPYAEEDPPWAPRSYLEKVVAIYDYSRDKEDELSFQEGAIIYVIKKNDDGWYEGVMNGTTGLFPGNYVESIMHYAD, from the exons TCTCCAGATAAGCAGCGAGCGCTGGAGGAAACAAAGAACTACACCACTCAGTCGCTGGCCAGCGTGGCCTACCTGATCAACACGCTGGCCAACAATGTCCTGCAGATGCTGGACATCCAGGCCTCGCAGCTACGCCGCATGGAGTCTTCCATCAACCACATCTCTCAG ACGGTGGACATTCACAAAGAGAAGGTGGCCAGGCGGGAGATTGGCATCCTGACCACCAACAAGAACACATCTCGCACACACAAGATCATCGCCCCAGCCAATCCAGAGAGGCCCGTGCGCTACATCCGCAAGCCTATCGATTACAGCCAGTTGGATGACATGGGCCATGGAGTCAAG GCCAGCGCTCAGAGCATGAAAGCCGGTGGTGGAGGTGGACTCCCTCGCACGAACCCCCCAACACAGAAGCCGCCCAGCCCACCAATGAGTGGGAAAGGGACTCTTGG CAGCGGGAGCAGCGGAGGCAGCCACCCCAGCAGCAGTCGCAGCAGCAGCCGGGAGAACAGCGGCAGCGGCAGTGTGGGTGTGCCCATCGCCGTGCCCACCCCAGCCCCGCCCACTGCCTTCCCAG GTGCGCCTCAGTTCTACAGCATGAACCGCCCGGTGCAGCCGACCCAGAATGCTCACGTAGGAGGATCGCTGCCGTACCGGCGCCCCTCGTCTGTCACCGGCCAGCCTAACACGGCGCCGAATCAGAACCAGCTCAACGGTGGACCGCACTTTGTCCAGAATCAAG GCCCACTCgcaccccctcccccctccatgCAAATCACCCCACAGCTGCCCCTCATGGGCTTTGTGGCTCGTGTTCAGGAGACCA TCTCAGATGTGCCACCCCCGCCGCCCCTTGCAGACGAGCCAGTCTTCGAGGACCCgacacccccacctcccccaccGGAGGACTACGAGGATGACGATGAAGAAGAGGAGTCGGCGGTGGTGGAGTATAGCGATCCGTACGCAGAGGAGGACCCTCCCTGGGCGCCACGAAGCTACCTGGAGAAAG TGGTGGCTATCTACGACTACAGTCGGGACAAAGAAGATGAGCTGTCCTTCCAGGAGGGCGCCATTATCTACGTAATCAAGAAGAACGACGACGGCTGGTACGAGGGCGTGATGAACGGAACCACGGGCCTCTTCCCAGGCAACTACGTCGAATCCATCATGCACTACGCTGATTGA
- the LOC144013843 gene encoding abl interactor 2-like isoform X2, translated as MAELQMLLEEEIPAGRSALLDSFTNLERVAEYCESNYVQSPDKQRALEETKNYTTQSLASVAYLINTLANNVLQMLDIQASQLRRMESSINHISQTVDIHKEKVARREIGILTTNKNTSRTHKIIAPANPERPVRYIRKPIDYSQLDDMGHGVKASAQSMKAGGGGGLPRTNPPTQKPPSPPMSGKGTLGRHSPYRTLEPVRPPVVPNDYVSSPTRNMAHTLQSPARNASVNQRNRTYSSGSSGGSHPSSSRSSSRENSGSGSVGVPIAVPTPAPPTAFPAPAPPNTTKPAPNTATTPGPLPPVLDGPPPAEIPHVPPPPPQLPTSAAPTGTGPTTYGNTAQGAPQFYSMNRPVQPTQNAHVGGSLPYRRPSSVTGQPNTAPNQNQLNGGPHFVQNQGPLAPPPPSMQITPQLPLMGFVARVQETISDVPPPPPLADEPVFEDPTPPPPPPEDYEDDDEEEESAVVEYSDPYAEEDPPWAPRSYLEKVVAIYDYSRDKEDELSFQEGAIIYVIKKNDDGWYEGVMNGTTGLFPGNYVESIMHYAD; from the exons TCTCCAGATAAGCAGCGAGCGCTGGAGGAAACAAAGAACTACACCACTCAGTCGCTGGCCAGCGTGGCCTACCTGATCAACACGCTGGCCAACAATGTCCTGCAGATGCTGGACATCCAGGCCTCGCAGCTACGCCGCATGGAGTCTTCCATCAACCACATCTCTCAG ACGGTGGACATTCACAAAGAGAAGGTGGCCAGGCGGGAGATTGGCATCCTGACCACCAACAAGAACACATCTCGCACACACAAGATCATCGCCCCAGCCAATCCAGAGAGGCCCGTGCGCTACATCCGCAAGCCTATCGATTACAGCCAGTTGGATGACATGGGCCATGGAGTCAAG GCCAGCGCTCAGAGCATGAAAGCCGGTGGTGGAGGTGGACTCCCTCGCACGAACCCCCCAACACAGAAGCCGCCCAGCCCACCAATGAGTGGGAAAGGGACTCTTGG GCGACACTCCCCCTATAGGACGCTCGAGCCGGTGCGTCCTCCCGTTGTCCCTAACGACTACGTCTCAAGCCCGACGCGCAACATGGCGCACACCCTGCAGAGCCCAGCACGCAATGCATCTGTTAATCAGAGGAACCGCACGTACAG CAGCGGGAGCAGCGGAGGCAGCCACCCCAGCAGCAGTCGCAGCAGCAGCCGGGAGAACAGCGGCAGCGGCAGTGTGGGTGTGCCCATCGCCGTGCCCACCCCAGCCCCGCCCACTGCCTTCCCAG CCCCTGCCCCACCTAACACCACTAAACCCGCACCCAACACTGCCACCACCCCTGGTCCCTTACCCCCCGTCCTTGATGGACCCCCACCTGCTGAGATCCCGCATgtacccccgccccctccccagcTCCCTACCTCAGCAGCCCCCACTGGCACAGGACCCACTACTTATGGAAACACTGCACAAG GTGCGCCTCAGTTCTACAGCATGAACCGCCCGGTGCAGCCGACCCAGAATGCTCACGTAGGAGGATCGCTGCCGTACCGGCGCCCCTCGTCTGTCACCGGCCAGCCTAACACGGCGCCGAATCAGAACCAGCTCAACGGTGGACCGCACTTTGTCCAGAATCAAG GCCCACTCgcaccccctcccccctccatgCAAATCACCCCACAGCTGCCCCTCATGGGCTTTGTGGCTCGTGTTCAGGAGACCA TCTCAGATGTGCCACCCCCGCCGCCCCTTGCAGACGAGCCAGTCTTCGAGGACCCgacacccccacctcccccaccGGAGGACTACGAGGATGACGATGAAGAAGAGGAGTCGGCGGTGGTGGAGTATAGCGATCCGTACGCAGAGGAGGACCCTCCCTGGGCGCCACGAAGCTACCTGGAGAAAG TGGTGGCTATCTACGACTACAGTCGGGACAAAGAAGATGAGCTGTCCTTCCAGGAGGGCGCCATTATCTACGTAATCAAGAAGAACGACGACGGCTGGTACGAGGGCGTGATGAACGGAACCACGGGCCTCTTCCCAGGCAACTACGTCGAATCCATCATGCACTACGCTGATTGA
- the LOC144013843 gene encoding abl interactor 2-like isoform X10, with the protein MAELQMLLEEEIPAGRSALLDSFTNLERVAEYCESNYVQSPDKQRALEETKNYTTQSLASVAYLINTLANNVLQMLDIQASQLRRMESSINHISQTVDIHKEKVARREIGILTTNKNTSRTHKIIAPANPERPVRYIRKPIDYSQLDDMGHGVKWLQRFKASAQSMKAGGGGGLPRTNPPTQKPPSPPMSGKGTLGSGSSGGSHPSSSRSSSRENSGSGSVGVPIAVPTPAPPTAFPGAPQFYSMNRPVQPTQNAHVGGSLPYRRPSSVTGQPNTAPNQNQLNGGPHFVQNQGPLAPPPPSMQITPQLPLMGFVARVQETISDVPPPPPLADEPVFEDPTPPPPPPEDYEDDDEEEESAVVEYSDPYAEEDPPWAPRSYLEKVVAIYDYSRDKEDELSFQEGAIIYVIKKNDDGWYEGVMNGTTGLFPGNYVESIMHYAD; encoded by the exons TCTCCAGATAAGCAGCGAGCGCTGGAGGAAACAAAGAACTACACCACTCAGTCGCTGGCCAGCGTGGCCTACCTGATCAACACGCTGGCCAACAATGTCCTGCAGATGCTGGACATCCAGGCCTCGCAGCTACGCCGCATGGAGTCTTCCATCAACCACATCTCTCAG ACGGTGGACATTCACAAAGAGAAGGTGGCCAGGCGGGAGATTGGCATCCTGACCACCAACAAGAACACATCTCGCACACACAAGATCATCGCCCCAGCCAATCCAGAGAGGCCCGTGCGCTACATCCGCAAGCCTATCGATTACAGCCAGTTGGATGACATGGGCCATGGAGTCAAG TGGTTGCAAAGGTTTAAG GCCAGCGCTCAGAGCATGAAAGCCGGTGGTGGAGGTGGACTCCCTCGCACGAACCCCCCAACACAGAAGCCGCCCAGCCCACCAATGAGTGGGAAAGGGACTCTTGG CAGCGGGAGCAGCGGAGGCAGCCACCCCAGCAGCAGTCGCAGCAGCAGCCGGGAGAACAGCGGCAGCGGCAGTGTGGGTGTGCCCATCGCCGTGCCCACCCCAGCCCCGCCCACTGCCTTCCCAG GTGCGCCTCAGTTCTACAGCATGAACCGCCCGGTGCAGCCGACCCAGAATGCTCACGTAGGAGGATCGCTGCCGTACCGGCGCCCCTCGTCTGTCACCGGCCAGCCTAACACGGCGCCGAATCAGAACCAGCTCAACGGTGGACCGCACTTTGTCCAGAATCAAG GCCCACTCgcaccccctcccccctccatgCAAATCACCCCACAGCTGCCCCTCATGGGCTTTGTGGCTCGTGTTCAGGAGACCA TCTCAGATGTGCCACCCCCGCCGCCCCTTGCAGACGAGCCAGTCTTCGAGGACCCgacacccccacctcccccaccGGAGGACTACGAGGATGACGATGAAGAAGAGGAGTCGGCGGTGGTGGAGTATAGCGATCCGTACGCAGAGGAGGACCCTCCCTGGGCGCCACGAAGCTACCTGGAGAAAG TGGTGGCTATCTACGACTACAGTCGGGACAAAGAAGATGAGCTGTCCTTCCAGGAGGGCGCCATTATCTACGTAATCAAGAAGAACGACGACGGCTGGTACGAGGGCGTGATGAACGGAACCACGGGCCTCTTCCCAGGCAACTACGTCGAATCCATCATGCACTACGCTGATTGA
- the LOC144013843 gene encoding abl interactor 2-like isoform X7 produces MAELQMLLEEEIPAGRSALLDSFTNLERVAEYCESNYVQSPDKQRALEETKNYTTQSLASVAYLINTLANNVLQMLDIQASQLRRMESSINHISQTVDIHKEKVARREIGILTTNKNTSRTHKIIAPANPERPVRYIRKPIDYSQLDDMGHGVKASAQSMKAGGGGGLPRTNPPTQKPPSPPMSGKGTLGRHSPYRTLEPVRPPVVPNDYVSSPTRNMAHTLQSPARNASVNQRNRTYSSGSSGGSHPSSSRSSSRENSGSGSVGVPIAVPTPAPPTAFPGAPQFYSMNRPVQPTQNAHVGGSLPYRRPSSVTGQPNTAPNQNQLNGGPHFVQNQGPLAPPPPSMQITPQLPLMGFVARVQETISDVPPPPPLADEPVFEDPTPPPPPPEDYEDDDEEEESAVVEYSDPYAEEDPPWAPRSYLEKVVAIYDYSRDKEDELSFQEGAIIYVIKKNDDGWYEGVMNGTTGLFPGNYVESIMHYAD; encoded by the exons TCTCCAGATAAGCAGCGAGCGCTGGAGGAAACAAAGAACTACACCACTCAGTCGCTGGCCAGCGTGGCCTACCTGATCAACACGCTGGCCAACAATGTCCTGCAGATGCTGGACATCCAGGCCTCGCAGCTACGCCGCATGGAGTCTTCCATCAACCACATCTCTCAG ACGGTGGACATTCACAAAGAGAAGGTGGCCAGGCGGGAGATTGGCATCCTGACCACCAACAAGAACACATCTCGCACACACAAGATCATCGCCCCAGCCAATCCAGAGAGGCCCGTGCGCTACATCCGCAAGCCTATCGATTACAGCCAGTTGGATGACATGGGCCATGGAGTCAAG GCCAGCGCTCAGAGCATGAAAGCCGGTGGTGGAGGTGGACTCCCTCGCACGAACCCCCCAACACAGAAGCCGCCCAGCCCACCAATGAGTGGGAAAGGGACTCTTGG GCGACACTCCCCCTATAGGACGCTCGAGCCGGTGCGTCCTCCCGTTGTCCCTAACGACTACGTCTCAAGCCCGACGCGCAACATGGCGCACACCCTGCAGAGCCCAGCACGCAATGCATCTGTTAATCAGAGGAACCGCACGTACAG CAGCGGGAGCAGCGGAGGCAGCCACCCCAGCAGCAGTCGCAGCAGCAGCCGGGAGAACAGCGGCAGCGGCAGTGTGGGTGTGCCCATCGCCGTGCCCACCCCAGCCCCGCCCACTGCCTTCCCAG GTGCGCCTCAGTTCTACAGCATGAACCGCCCGGTGCAGCCGACCCAGAATGCTCACGTAGGAGGATCGCTGCCGTACCGGCGCCCCTCGTCTGTCACCGGCCAGCCTAACACGGCGCCGAATCAGAACCAGCTCAACGGTGGACCGCACTTTGTCCAGAATCAAG GCCCACTCgcaccccctcccccctccatgCAAATCACCCCACAGCTGCCCCTCATGGGCTTTGTGGCTCGTGTTCAGGAGACCA TCTCAGATGTGCCACCCCCGCCGCCCCTTGCAGACGAGCCAGTCTTCGAGGACCCgacacccccacctcccccaccGGAGGACTACGAGGATGACGATGAAGAAGAGGAGTCGGCGGTGGTGGAGTATAGCGATCCGTACGCAGAGGAGGACCCTCCCTGGGCGCCACGAAGCTACCTGGAGAAAG TGGTGGCTATCTACGACTACAGTCGGGACAAAGAAGATGAGCTGTCCTTCCAGGAGGGCGCCATTATCTACGTAATCAAGAAGAACGACGACGGCTGGTACGAGGGCGTGATGAACGGAACCACGGGCCTCTTCCCAGGCAACTACGTCGAATCCATCATGCACTACGCTGATTGA
- the LOC144013843 gene encoding abl interactor 2-like isoform X4 has protein sequence MAELQMLLEEEIPAGRSALLDSFTNLERVAEYCESNYVQSPDKQRALEETKNYTTQSLASVAYLINTLANNVLQMLDIQASQLRRMESSINHISQTVDIHKEKVARREIGILTTNKNTSRTHKIIAPANPERPVRYIRKPIDYSQLDDMGHGVKWLQRFKASAQSMKAGGGGGLPRTNPPTQKPPSPPMSGKGTLGSGSSGGSHPSSSRSSSRENSGSGSVGVPIAVPTPAPPTAFPAPAPPNTTKPAPNTATTPGPLPPVLDGPPPAEIPHVPPPPPQLPTSAAPTGTGPTTYGNTAQGAPQFYSMNRPVQPTQNAHVGGSLPYRRPSSVTGQPNTAPNQNQLNGGPHFVQNQGPLAPPPPSMQITPQLPLMGFVARVQETISDVPPPPPLADEPVFEDPTPPPPPPEDYEDDDEEEESAVVEYSDPYAEEDPPWAPRSYLEKVVAIYDYSRDKEDELSFQEGAIIYVIKKNDDGWYEGVMNGTTGLFPGNYVESIMHYAD, from the exons TCTCCAGATAAGCAGCGAGCGCTGGAGGAAACAAAGAACTACACCACTCAGTCGCTGGCCAGCGTGGCCTACCTGATCAACACGCTGGCCAACAATGTCCTGCAGATGCTGGACATCCAGGCCTCGCAGCTACGCCGCATGGAGTCTTCCATCAACCACATCTCTCAG ACGGTGGACATTCACAAAGAGAAGGTGGCCAGGCGGGAGATTGGCATCCTGACCACCAACAAGAACACATCTCGCACACACAAGATCATCGCCCCAGCCAATCCAGAGAGGCCCGTGCGCTACATCCGCAAGCCTATCGATTACAGCCAGTTGGATGACATGGGCCATGGAGTCAAG TGGTTGCAAAGGTTTAAG GCCAGCGCTCAGAGCATGAAAGCCGGTGGTGGAGGTGGACTCCCTCGCACGAACCCCCCAACACAGAAGCCGCCCAGCCCACCAATGAGTGGGAAAGGGACTCTTGG CAGCGGGAGCAGCGGAGGCAGCCACCCCAGCAGCAGTCGCAGCAGCAGCCGGGAGAACAGCGGCAGCGGCAGTGTGGGTGTGCCCATCGCCGTGCCCACCCCAGCCCCGCCCACTGCCTTCCCAG CCCCTGCCCCACCTAACACCACTAAACCCGCACCCAACACTGCCACCACCCCTGGTCCCTTACCCCCCGTCCTTGATGGACCCCCACCTGCTGAGATCCCGCATgtacccccgccccctccccagcTCCCTACCTCAGCAGCCCCCACTGGCACAGGACCCACTACTTATGGAAACACTGCACAAG GTGCGCCTCAGTTCTACAGCATGAACCGCCCGGTGCAGCCGACCCAGAATGCTCACGTAGGAGGATCGCTGCCGTACCGGCGCCCCTCGTCTGTCACCGGCCAGCCTAACACGGCGCCGAATCAGAACCAGCTCAACGGTGGACCGCACTTTGTCCAGAATCAAG GCCCACTCgcaccccctcccccctccatgCAAATCACCCCACAGCTGCCCCTCATGGGCTTTGTGGCTCGTGTTCAGGAGACCA TCTCAGATGTGCCACCCCCGCCGCCCCTTGCAGACGAGCCAGTCTTCGAGGACCCgacacccccacctcccccaccGGAGGACTACGAGGATGACGATGAAGAAGAGGAGTCGGCGGTGGTGGAGTATAGCGATCCGTACGCAGAGGAGGACCCTCCCTGGGCGCCACGAAGCTACCTGGAGAAAG TGGTGGCTATCTACGACTACAGTCGGGACAAAGAAGATGAGCTGTCCTTCCAGGAGGGCGCCATTATCTACGTAATCAAGAAGAACGACGACGGCTGGTACGAGGGCGTGATGAACGGAACCACGGGCCTCTTCCCAGGCAACTACGTCGAATCCATCATGCACTACGCTGATTGA
- the LOC144013843 gene encoding abl interactor 2-like isoform X13 has product MAELQMLLEEEIPAGRSALLDSFTNLERVAEYCESNYVQSPDKQRALEETKNYTTQSLASVAYLINTLANNVLQMLDIQASQLRRMESSINHISQTVDIHKEKVARREIGILTTNKNTSRTHKIIAPANPERPVRYIRKPIDYSQLDDMGHGVKWLQRFKASAQSMKAGGGGGLPRTNPPTQKPPSPPMSGKGTLGSGSSGGSHPSSSRSSSRENSGSGSVGVPIAVPTPAPPTAFPAPAPPNTTKPAPNTATTPGPLPPVLDGPPPAEIPHVPPPPPQLPTSAAPTGTGPTTYGNTAQGAPQFYSMNRPVQPTQNAHVGGSLPYRRPSSVTGQPNTAPNQNQLNGGPHFVQNQVSDVPPPPPLADEPVFEDPTPPPPPPEDYEDDDEEEESAVVEYSDPYAEEDPPWAPRSYLEKVVAIYDYSRDKEDELSFQEGAIIYVIKKNDDGWYEGVMNGTTGLFPGNYVESIMHYAD; this is encoded by the exons TCTCCAGATAAGCAGCGAGCGCTGGAGGAAACAAAGAACTACACCACTCAGTCGCTGGCCAGCGTGGCCTACCTGATCAACACGCTGGCCAACAATGTCCTGCAGATGCTGGACATCCAGGCCTCGCAGCTACGCCGCATGGAGTCTTCCATCAACCACATCTCTCAG ACGGTGGACATTCACAAAGAGAAGGTGGCCAGGCGGGAGATTGGCATCCTGACCACCAACAAGAACACATCTCGCACACACAAGATCATCGCCCCAGCCAATCCAGAGAGGCCCGTGCGCTACATCCGCAAGCCTATCGATTACAGCCAGTTGGATGACATGGGCCATGGAGTCAAG TGGTTGCAAAGGTTTAAG GCCAGCGCTCAGAGCATGAAAGCCGGTGGTGGAGGTGGACTCCCTCGCACGAACCCCCCAACACAGAAGCCGCCCAGCCCACCAATGAGTGGGAAAGGGACTCTTGG CAGCGGGAGCAGCGGAGGCAGCCACCCCAGCAGCAGTCGCAGCAGCAGCCGGGAGAACAGCGGCAGCGGCAGTGTGGGTGTGCCCATCGCCGTGCCCACCCCAGCCCCGCCCACTGCCTTCCCAG CCCCTGCCCCACCTAACACCACTAAACCCGCACCCAACACTGCCACCACCCCTGGTCCCTTACCCCCCGTCCTTGATGGACCCCCACCTGCTGAGATCCCGCATgtacccccgccccctccccagcTCCCTACCTCAGCAGCCCCCACTGGCACAGGACCCACTACTTATGGAAACACTGCACAAG GTGCGCCTCAGTTCTACAGCATGAACCGCCCGGTGCAGCCGACCCAGAATGCTCACGTAGGAGGATCGCTGCCGTACCGGCGCCCCTCGTCTGTCACCGGCCAGCCTAACACGGCGCCGAATCAGAACCAGCTCAACGGTGGACCGCACTTTGTCCAGAATCAAG TCTCAGATGTGCCACCCCCGCCGCCCCTTGCAGACGAGCCAGTCTTCGAGGACCCgacacccccacctcccccaccGGAGGACTACGAGGATGACGATGAAGAAGAGGAGTCGGCGGTGGTGGAGTATAGCGATCCGTACGCAGAGGAGGACCCTCCCTGGGCGCCACGAAGCTACCTGGAGAAAG TGGTGGCTATCTACGACTACAGTCGGGACAAAGAAGATGAGCTGTCCTTCCAGGAGGGCGCCATTATCTACGTAATCAAGAAGAACGACGACGGCTGGTACGAGGGCGTGATGAACGGAACCACGGGCCTCTTCCCAGGCAACTACGTCGAATCCATCATGCACTACGCTGATTGA
- the LOC144013843 gene encoding abl interactor 2-like isoform X12, giving the protein MAELQMLLEEEIPAGRSALLDSFTNLERVAEYCESNYVQSPDKQRALEETKNYTTQSLASVAYLINTLANNVLQMLDIQASQLRRMESSINHISQTVDIHKEKVARREIGILTTNKNTSRTHKIIAPANPERPVRYIRKPIDYSQLDDMGHGVKASAQSMKAGGGGGLPRTNPPTQKPPSPPMSGKGTLGSGSSGGSHPSSSRSSSRENSGSGSVGVPIAVPTPAPPTAFPGAPQFYSMNRPVQPTQNAHVGGSLPYRRPSSVTGQPNTAPNQNQLNGGPHFVQNQVSDVPPPPPLADEPVFEDPTPPPPPPEDYEDDDEEEESAVVEYSDPYAEEDPPWAPRSYLEKVVAIYDYSRDKEDELSFQEGAIIYVIKKNDDGWYEGVMNGTTGLFPGNYVESIMHYAD; this is encoded by the exons TCTCCAGATAAGCAGCGAGCGCTGGAGGAAACAAAGAACTACACCACTCAGTCGCTGGCCAGCGTGGCCTACCTGATCAACACGCTGGCCAACAATGTCCTGCAGATGCTGGACATCCAGGCCTCGCAGCTACGCCGCATGGAGTCTTCCATCAACCACATCTCTCAG ACGGTGGACATTCACAAAGAGAAGGTGGCCAGGCGGGAGATTGGCATCCTGACCACCAACAAGAACACATCTCGCACACACAAGATCATCGCCCCAGCCAATCCAGAGAGGCCCGTGCGCTACATCCGCAAGCCTATCGATTACAGCCAGTTGGATGACATGGGCCATGGAGTCAAG GCCAGCGCTCAGAGCATGAAAGCCGGTGGTGGAGGTGGACTCCCTCGCACGAACCCCCCAACACAGAAGCCGCCCAGCCCACCAATGAGTGGGAAAGGGACTCTTGG CAGCGGGAGCAGCGGAGGCAGCCACCCCAGCAGCAGTCGCAGCAGCAGCCGGGAGAACAGCGGCAGCGGCAGTGTGGGTGTGCCCATCGCCGTGCCCACCCCAGCCCCGCCCACTGCCTTCCCAG GTGCGCCTCAGTTCTACAGCATGAACCGCCCGGTGCAGCCGACCCAGAATGCTCACGTAGGAGGATCGCTGCCGTACCGGCGCCCCTCGTCTGTCACCGGCCAGCCTAACACGGCGCCGAATCAGAACCAGCTCAACGGTGGACCGCACTTTGTCCAGAATCAAG TCTCAGATGTGCCACCCCCGCCGCCCCTTGCAGACGAGCCAGTCTTCGAGGACCCgacacccccacctcccccaccGGAGGACTACGAGGATGACGATGAAGAAGAGGAGTCGGCGGTGGTGGAGTATAGCGATCCGTACGCAGAGGAGGACCCTCCCTGGGCGCCACGAAGCTACCTGGAGAAAG TGGTGGCTATCTACGACTACAGTCGGGACAAAGAAGATGAGCTGTCCTTCCAGGAGGGCGCCATTATCTACGTAATCAAGAAGAACGACGACGGCTGGTACGAGGGCGTGATGAACGGAACCACGGGCCTCTTCCCAGGCAACTACGTCGAATCCATCATGCACTACGCTGATTGA
- the LOC144013843 gene encoding abl interactor 2-like isoform X9 has product MAELQMLLEEEIPAGRSALLDSFTNLERVAEYCESNYVQSPDKQRALEETKNYTTQSLASVAYLINTLANNVLQMLDIQASQLRRMESSINHISQTVDIHKEKVARREIGILTTNKNTSRTHKIIAPANPERPVRYIRKPIDYSQLDDMGHGVKASAQSMKAGGGGGLPRTNPPTQKPPSPPMSGKGTLGRHSPYRTLEPVRPPVVPNDYVSSPTRNMAHTLQSPARNASVNQRNRTYSSGSSGGSHPSSSRSSSRENSGSGSVGVPIAVPTPAPPTAFPGAPQFYSMNRPVQPTQNAHVGGSLPYRRPSSVTGQPNTAPNQNQLNGGPHFVQNQVSDVPPPPPLADEPVFEDPTPPPPPPEDYEDDDEEEESAVVEYSDPYAEEDPPWAPRSYLEKVVAIYDYSRDKEDELSFQEGAIIYVIKKNDDGWYEGVMNGTTGLFPGNYVESIMHYAD; this is encoded by the exons TCTCCAGATAAGCAGCGAGCGCTGGAGGAAACAAAGAACTACACCACTCAGTCGCTGGCCAGCGTGGCCTACCTGATCAACACGCTGGCCAACAATGTCCTGCAGATGCTGGACATCCAGGCCTCGCAGCTACGCCGCATGGAGTCTTCCATCAACCACATCTCTCAG ACGGTGGACATTCACAAAGAGAAGGTGGCCAGGCGGGAGATTGGCATCCTGACCACCAACAAGAACACATCTCGCACACACAAGATCATCGCCCCAGCCAATCCAGAGAGGCCCGTGCGCTACATCCGCAAGCCTATCGATTACAGCCAGTTGGATGACATGGGCCATGGAGTCAAG GCCAGCGCTCAGAGCATGAAAGCCGGTGGTGGAGGTGGACTCCCTCGCACGAACCCCCCAACACAGAAGCCGCCCAGCCCACCAATGAGTGGGAAAGGGACTCTTGG GCGACACTCCCCCTATAGGACGCTCGAGCCGGTGCGTCCTCCCGTTGTCCCTAACGACTACGTCTCAAGCCCGACGCGCAACATGGCGCACACCCTGCAGAGCCCAGCACGCAATGCATCTGTTAATCAGAGGAACCGCACGTACAG CAGCGGGAGCAGCGGAGGCAGCCACCCCAGCAGCAGTCGCAGCAGCAGCCGGGAGAACAGCGGCAGCGGCAGTGTGGGTGTGCCCATCGCCGTGCCCACCCCAGCCCCGCCCACTGCCTTCCCAG GTGCGCCTCAGTTCTACAGCATGAACCGCCCGGTGCAGCCGACCCAGAATGCTCACGTAGGAGGATCGCTGCCGTACCGGCGCCCCTCGTCTGTCACCGGCCAGCCTAACACGGCGCCGAATCAGAACCAGCTCAACGGTGGACCGCACTTTGTCCAGAATCAAG TCTCAGATGTGCCACCCCCGCCGCCCCTTGCAGACGAGCCAGTCTTCGAGGACCCgacacccccacctcccccaccGGAGGACTACGAGGATGACGATGAAGAAGAGGAGTCGGCGGTGGTGGAGTATAGCGATCCGTACGCAGAGGAGGACCCTCCCTGGGCGCCACGAAGCTACCTGGAGAAAG TGGTGGCTATCTACGACTACAGTCGGGACAAAGAAGATGAGCTGTCCTTCCAGGAGGGCGCCATTATCTACGTAATCAAGAAGAACGACGACGGCTGGTACGAGGGCGTGATGAACGGAACCACGGGCCTCTTCCCAGGCAACTACGTCGAATCCATCATGCACTACGCTGATTGA